One Candidatus Woesearchaeota archaeon DNA segment encodes these proteins:
- a CDS encoding nucleotidyltransferase domain-containing protein yields the protein MLTPKQIKIFEAFLRRPYKELTYKEIKDYSKENSNSIIQKAIIKFLTEDLVRKREVGNIILYAINLDNSTVFSYFDIIMKEKRSNLVKSSLKIIREELSNIEFVSIVIFGSYAEGKQKEKSDLDIALFVNSVEDKKNCELSMKSAELKSILKIDAHIITKDEMLQMLKDKHENLGKQIAYKHLAIYNPVIFYSIIQEGINNGFKIVYS from the coding sequence ATGTTAACTCCAAAGCAGATAAAAATATTTGAAGCATTCTTGAGAAGACCGTATAAAGAGCTGACTTATAAAGAAATAAAGGACTATTCGAAAGAAAACTCAAACTCCATAATTCAAAAAGCAATAATAAAATTTCTCACTGAAGACCTTGTGAGAAAAAGAGAAGTTGGAAATATAATTTTATATGCTATAAATTTAGATAATAGCACGGTTTTTTCATATTTTGATATAATTATGAAAGAGAAACGCTCTAACCTGGTTAAAAGCAGTTTAAAAATAATTAGAGAAGAACTATCAAATATAGAATTTGTATCTATTGTAATTTTCGGATCATATGCGGAAGGGAAACAAAAAGAAAAATCCGATTTAGATATTGCACTCTTCGTAAATTCAGTGGAAGACAAAAAGAATTGTGAATTATCTATGAAATCTGCTGAGCTCAAATCTATTTTAAAGATAGATGCCCATATTATTACAAAAGATGAGATGCTCCAGATGTTAAAAGACAAACATGAAAATTTGGGAAAACAGATAGCATACAAACATCTTGCAATATATAATCCAGTGATATTTTATTCAATAATTCAGGAGGGAATAAACAATGGATTTAAAATTGTATATTCATAG
- a CDS encoding endonuclease/exonuclease/phosphatase family protein: MAYRNKAEHIKQYQPDIVVVPECEKFGEQTTKQLWFGDNKNKGLGIFSYKDYELEIHPQYNPLFRYVILIKVMGKIEFNLLAIWAMNDTTNVKQRYIGQVYSAINYYKNLLEKPIIIVGDFNWNVIWDKKPDYPLCGTLGDTISILKNKHVFSTYHQHTKDEFGKETKSTLYMYHRKNKPYHIDYCFACKLPWAEAHSV; this comes from the coding sequence ATGGCTTATCGCAATAAAGCCGAGCATATAAAACAATATCAGCCAGATATAGTCGTTGTTCCAGAATGCGAAAAATTTGGAGAGCAAACAACTAAGCAATTATGGTTTGGTGATAATAAAAATAAAGGGTTAGGCATTTTTTCATACAAGGATTATGAACTCGAAATTCACCCTCAATATAATCCTCTTTTTCGATATGTAATTTTGATAAAGGTTATGGGTAAAATTGAATTCAATTTGCTGGCAATTTGGGCAATGAATGATACAACAAATGTGAAGCAAAGATACATCGGGCAAGTTTATTCTGCGATTAATTATTATAAGAATCTGTTGGAGAAACCGATTATTATAGTTGGAGATTTTAACTGGAATGTTATTTGGGATAAAAAACCAGATTACCCTTTGTGTGGAACTCTTGGAGATACAATCTCAATTCTCAAAAATAAACATGTTTTTAGTACATATCATCAACATACTAAAGATGAATTTGGTAAAGAAACTAAGTCAACCCTTTATATGTACCATCGAAAGAATAAACCTTACCATATTGATTATTGTTTTGCTTGTAAACTACCGTGGGCTGAAGCCCACAGCGTTTAG
- a CDS encoding HEPN domain-containing protein — MDLKLYIHRAENEIKLAEIIFVISEEPNIQKETFKVNDPETYYSAVIAHSYYSIFYGAKAYLAKKGVEVSAPEEHKKSFAEFKKFVESGELDVELLKIYQEALVRAEYLLGLFKEEKKKRGEFTYRTMPQANKEPAKESIEHAKTFFKNMNMLC; from the coding sequence ATGGATTTAAAATTGTATATTCATAGGGCTGAAAATGAAATAAAACTTGCAGAAATAATATTTGTGATAAGCGAAGAACCAAACATTCAGAAAGAAACTTTCAAAGTCAATGATCCAGAAACATATTACAGTGCAGTCATCGCACATAGCTATTATAGTATATTCTATGGTGCGAAAGCATATCTTGCCAAGAAAGGAGTTGAAGTTTCTGCGCCAGAAGAACACAAAAAATCATTCGCAGAATTCAAAAAATTTGTTGAAAGCGGAGAACTTGATGTTGAACTTCTGAAGATATACCAAGAAGCTTTGGTTCGAGCAGAATATCTACTTGGGCTCTTCAAAGAGGAGAAAAAGAAACGAGGAGAATTTACTTATAGAACAATGCCACAAGCAAACAAAGAGCCTGCAAAAGAAAGCATAGAACATGCAAAGACATTCTTCAAGAATATGAATATGCTTTGTTAA